From a region of the Torulaspora globosa chromosome 7, complete sequence genome:
- the NTA1 gene encoding amidase (ancestral locus Anc_1.510), giving the protein MLSMSNSARTLSVSLRIAIVQLNPQIGQVKQNIERAWELVHKLKDSISKERAPDLVLFPELALTGYNFLSREHILPYTSAKNDGPSIDLAKEVSRLFKCYTVIGYPERVDQGPEPILYNSAAVTDPTGKQIFNYRKSFLYYTDDDWGCQENPLGFQSFPLHFKNRARNVSEDSSELEDVTLRTSIGICMDLSPYKFEAPFYDFEFATYNVDQRNELIICPMAWLHSASVTKNSGPATAASVKLEAIQKAIKKEGIPACGSQGNYQLSFNNSDVTPRIARESVSPDDNYEELDKPDMSNVNYWILRFMPFLALRQRASWPARSLEPLVAGSRKRRSYMGASLTSQWEFRNRNAIVLMGNRCGIEDANTVYAGSSGIYKFNGKFADAATDIDSLNESVELLGNLGKGLEGVLLRDVTFEVTR; this is encoded by the coding sequence ATGCTTAGCATGTCAAACTCTGCTAGAACGCTCTCCGTCAGCCTGAGAATCGCCATAGTACAGCTGAACCCGCAAATTGGCCAGGTGAAGCAGAATATCGAGAGAGCGTGGGAGCTGGTGCACAAGCTGAAGGATTCGATCTCGAAAGAAAGAGCCCCGGATCTGGTGTTGTTTCCGGAACTTGCCCTCACAGGTTACAATTTCCTCTCCAGAGAGCATATCTTGCCGTACACCAGTGCCAAGAACGATGGTCCGTCCATAGATTTGGCCAAAGAGGTCTCCAGACTATTCAAATGCTACACAGTGATTGGGTACCCTGAGCGGGTCGACCAAGGCCCTGAGCCAATTCTGTACAATTCAGCCGCTGTAACAGACCCTACCGGCAAGCAGATCTTTAACTACAGGAAGTCGTTTCTGTATTACACAGACGACGACTGGGGCTGTCAGGAGAACCCTCTGGGCTTCCAAAGTTTCCCGCTGCACTTCAAGAATAGGGCACGCAATGTTTCAGAGGATTCCAGTGAGCTGGAGGACGTCACGCTGAGGACATCGATCGGGATATGTATGGATCTCAGCCCGTACAAGTTCGAAGCTCCATTTTACGATTTCGAGTTTGCCACCTATAATGTCGACCAAAGAAACGAACTGATCATATGTCCCATGGCCTGGCTGCATTCAGCCTCGGTTACTAAGAACTCCGGGCCAGCGACCGCAGCCAGTGTTAAGCTCGAGGCTATCCAAAAagcgatcaagaaagaggGCATTCCGGCTTGCGGCTCTCAAGGAAACTACCAGCTCAGTTTTAACAATTCAGATGTGACCCCACGTATCGCAAGAGAGTCGGTTTCTCCTGACGATAACTATGAGGAATTGGACAAGCCCGACATGTCAAACGTCAATTACTGGATCTTGCGATTCATGCCCTTCCTGGCGCTGAGGCAGAGGGCAAGCTGGCCGGCCAGGTCTTTGGAACCTTTGGTAGCTGGCAGCCGGAAACGAAGGTCATATATGGGTGCTAGTCTCACTTCCCAGTGGGAATTTCGTAACAGGAACGCCATAGTTTTGATGGGTAACAGGTGTGGGATAGAGGACGCTAATACCGTATATGCTGGCAGCTCAGGGATTTACAAATTTAATGGCAAGTTTGCCGATGCGGCAACTGACATCGACTCCCTCAACGAAAGTGTAGAATTACTCGGTAACCTAGGAAAAGGTCTCGAAGGCGTCCTGTTGCGTGATGTGACATTTGAAGTTACTAGGTAA
- a CDS encoding uncharacterized protein (ancestral locus Anc_1.511), whose amino-acid sequence MSDKNSSIFAPGHNRLETAIPETSYKATRVDPRELSVTPRPTEPAANPIPTPTHTLQADEPPSDRLEPAPITAVFDAKNQLASLIKNAKLNEEAIRARNDRIRHSKQQSKGRYGW is encoded by the coding sequence ATGAGCGACAAGAACAGCTCCATCTTTGCTCCGGGCCACAACAGGCTCGAAACGGCGATTCCAGAGACCTCCTACAAAGCAACAAGAGTCGACCCGAGAGAGCTGTCCGTGACACCAAGACCGACGGAACCGGCCGCAAATCCAATTCCGACACCAACTCACACGCTGCAGGCCGACGAGCCACCCTCAGACCGTCTCGAACCGGCACCGATCACCGCCGTTTTCGACGCCAAGAACCAGCTCGCCTCGCTCATAAAGAACGCCAAGCTGAACGAGGAAGCCATCCGGGCCAGAAACGACCGGATTCGCCACTCGAAACAGCAGTCCAAGGGCCGCTACGGCTGGTGA
- the RPA12 gene encoding DNA-directed RNA polymerase I core subunit RPA12 (ancestral locus Anc_1.512), whose product MSVVGSLIFCLDCGNLLNNPNTVAGSEIECDMCQASYPKSQFSKLKVVTATSDDAFPSALRSKRSVVKTSLKKDELEAGATIKEKCPKCGNEEMHYHTLQLRSADEGATVFYTCTACGYKFRTNN is encoded by the coding sequence ATGTCTGTGGTCGGgtcgttgatcttctgcCTGGACTGCGGTAATCTGCTGAATAACCCGAACACGGTGGCTGGCTCCGAGATCGAGTGCGACATGTGCCAGGCGTCGTACCCGAAGTCGCAGTTCTCGAAGCTGAAAGTGGTGACCGCGACCTCGGACGATGCGTTCCCCTCCGCGCTGCGGTCCAAGAGGTCGGTCGTCAAGACgtcgctgaagaaggacgaGCTAGAGGCCGGCGCAACGATCAAGGAAAAGTGTCCCAAGTGCGGCAACGAAGAGATGCACTACCACACGCTGCAGCTGAGGTCCGCGGACGAAGGTGCAACCGTGTTCTACACATGCACCGCGTGCGGCTACAAGTTCAGAACCAACAATTGA
- the CCT5 gene encoding chaperonin-containing T-complex subunit CCT5 (ancestral locus Anc_1.513), which produces MAQVPGQAMEMPDMSNAIVAQDEMGRPFIIVRDQGNKKRQHGLEAKKSHILAARSVASIIKTSLGPRGLDKILISPDGEITITNDGATILSQMELDNEIAKLLVQLSKSQDDEIGDGTTGVVVLASALLDQALELIEKGIHPIKIANGFDEAAKVAIQKLEEQADDVASDSASFKEYLFRAAKTSLGSKIVSKDHDKFAQMAVDAVLRVLDEERKDVDFELIKLEGRVGGSLKDSKLIDGVILDKDFSHPQMPKEVVPAEGQNDLRLAILTCPFEPPKPKTKHKLDISSVEEYQKLQNYEQDKFKEMIDNIKRVGADVVICQWGFDDEANHLLLQNNLPAVRWVGGQELELIAIATHGRIVPRFQDLSTEKLGKCGRIYEMEFGTTKDRMLVIEQCSDAKTVTCFIRGSNKMIVDEAKRALHDALCVVRNLVKDSRVVYGGGAAEVAMSIAVSEEADRQRGIDQYAFRAFAQALDTVPMTLAENSGLDPIDTLTLLKSKQIKENSSLVGVDCLSKGSNDMKELFVVDPFIGKKQQIMLATQLCRMILKIDNVIISGKDEY; this is translated from the coding sequence ATGGCACAGGTACCGGGGCAGGCGATGGAGATGCCCGATATGTCGAATGCGATCGTGGCACAGGACGAAATGGGTAGGCCTTTCATAATCGTGAGGGACCAGGgcaacaagaagagacagcACGGGCTGGAGGCGAAGAAGTCGCACATCTTGGCTGCGAGATCGGTGGCGTCGATTATCAAGACGTCGCTCGGGCCTCGGGGGCTGGATAAGATTCTCATCTCGCCGGACGGAGAGATAACGATCACTAACGATGGCGCAACGATCCTGTCTCAGATGGAGCTGGATAACGAGATAGCGAAGTTGCTGGTTCAGTTGTCGAAATCGCAGGACGACGAGATCGGCGACGGGACCACCGGCGTGGTTGTGCTGGCGAGCGCGTTGCTGGACCAGGCACTTGAGCTTATTGAAAAAGGTATACATCCGATTAAGATCGCAAACGGCTTCGATGAGGCCGCGAAGGTGGCGATCCAAAAACTGGAGGAGCAGGCCGACGACGTGGCTAGCGATTCGGCTTCTTTTAAGGAGTACTTGTTTAGGGCAGCTAAGACGTCGTTGGGGTCGAAGATTGTGTCGAAGGACCACGACAAATTCGCTCAGATGGCCGTAGATGCGGTACTGCGGGTATTGGACGAAGAGAGGAAGGATGTGGATTTTGAACTGATCAAGCTGGAGGGCCGCGTAGGTGGCTCTTTGAAGGACTCCAAGCTGATCGATGGGGTCATATTGGACAAGGACTTCTCACATCCACAGATGCCCAAGGAAGTGGTTCCTGCAGAGGGCCAGAACGACCTCAGACTTGCGATCTTAACCTGTCCGTTTGAGCCCCCAAAGCCAAAGACAAAGCACAAGCTCGATATTTCGTCCGTGGAAGAATAccagaagctgcagaacTACGAACAAGACAAGTTTAAAGAGATGATAGATAACATCAAGAGAGTAGGTGCGGACGTGGTCATATGTCAGTGGGGTTTTGATGACGAGGCCAATCACCTGCTGTTACAGAACAATCTGCCAGCGGTCAGATGGGTCGGTGGCCAGGAACTGGAGCTAATTGCGATTGCAACCCATGGACGCATAGTGCCCCGTTTCCAAGATCTGTCAACCGAAAAGCTGGGGAAGTGTGGCAGGATTTACGAGATGGAGTTCGGTACCACAAAGGACCGCATGCTAGTCATAGAACAATGCTCGGATGCCAAGACTGTGACATGCTTCATTCGTGGTTCAAACAAGATGATCGTCGATGAGGCTAAACGTGCCCTTCACGATGCGTTGTGCGTTGTTCGTAACCTGGTTAAAGATTCCCGTGTCGTTTACGGCGGTGGTGCCGCTGAAGTTGCCATGTCTATTGCAGTCTCCGAGGAAGCCGACAGACAGCGTGGAATCGATCAATATGCATTCCGTGCCTTCGCGCAAGCCTTAGATACAGTTCCAATGACATTGGCAGAAAACTCTGGTTTGGACCCAATTGACACTTTGACGCTACTGAAGAGCAAACAGATAAAGGAAAATTCATCTCTGGTTGGTGTGGACTGTCTAAGTAAGGGCAGCAATGACATGAAAGAACTATTTGTGGTCGATCCTTTCATCGGCAAAAAGCAACAGATCATGTTGGCAACACAGCTTTGcagaatgattttgaaaatcGATAACGTCATTATAAGTGGGAAGGACGAATATTGA
- the ARP3 gene encoding actin-related protein 3 (ancestral locus Anc_1.514) has product MSFMNNPAVVMDNGTGLTKLGFAGNDSPSWVFPTAIATAQPSSTKKSTSSALSGASGLSNTGNASSSGNPYFGNATSATAFNNLNAGSLLMSNNLAGKRGTEDLDFYIGNEALIAAQGPSYGLSYPIKHGQVENWDHMERFWENSIFKYLRTEPEDHYFLLTEPPLNPPENREQIAEIFFESFNCAGLYIAVQAVLALAASWTSSKVVDRSLTGTVIDSGDGVTHVIPVAEGYVIGSAIKNIPIAGRDITLFIQSLLRERGEEDTSLRTAERIKQEYCYVCPDIVKEFNKFDRDPEKFAQFVVENQEKTRRKVVDVGCERFMAPEIFFNPEIASSDFLTPLPTIVDQTIQACPIDVRKSLYSNIVLSGGSTMFKDFGRRLQRDLKSIVNNRIAQSEYLSGTKSTGVDVQVISHRKQRNAVWFGGSLLAQTAEFKSYCHTKKDYEEIGPEIVRNFSLFNMV; this is encoded by the coding sequence ATGTCGTTCATGAACAACCCTGCTGTCGTGATGGACAATGGTACCGGCCTAACCAAGTTGGGTTTTGCTGGTAACGACTCTCCGTCTTGGGTTTTTCCCACGGCGATCGCTACAGCACAACCTTCGAGTACCAAAAAGTCAACTTCTAGCGCTCTCTCGGGTGCTAGCGGTCTATCTAATACGGGGAATGCTAGTTCGAGTGGGAATCCGTATTTTGGAAATGCTACGTCAGCCACAGCGTTTAACAATTTGAATGCAGGATCTCTTCTAATGTCTAACAACTTGGCTGGGAAAAGAGGGACAGAGGATTTGGACTTTTACATCGGAAACGAGGCCTTGATCGCAGCACAAGGTCCATCGTACGGCTTGAGCTACCCGATCAAACATGGCCAGGTGGAGAATTGGGACCACATGGAGAGATTCTGGGAAAACTCTATCTTCAAGTATCTGAGAACCGAGCCAGAAGACCACTACTTTCTATTGACAGAGCCGCCTTTGAATCCGCCAGAAAATAGGGAACAGATAGCGGAGATTTTCTTCGAGTCCTTCAACTGCGCTGGTCTATATATTGCTGTTCAGGCTGTCTTAGCTCTTGCGGCTTCATGGACGTCATCGAAAGTCGTTGACAGATCGTTAACAGGTACTGTGATTGATTCCGGTGATGGTGTGACCCATGTTATTCCGGTGGCTGAAGGTTACGTTATTGGCTCAGCAATCAAGAATATTCCGATTGCAGGAAGGGACATTACCCTATTCATCCAGTCCCTGCTCAGAGAACgtggtgaagaagatacaTCTTTAAGGACAGCGGAGCGTATCAAACAGGAATACTGCTATGTCTGTCCTGACATTGTCAAAGAATTCAACAAATTTGATAGAGATCCCGAGAAGTTCGCTCAATTCGTAGTAGAGAACCAGGAGAAGACTAGAAGGAAAGTAGTTGATGTTGGGTGTGAGAGGTTCATGGCTCCCgaaattttcttcaaccCAGAAATCGCCTCTTCAGACTTTTTGACACCGCTACCCACCATAGTAGATCAGACGATCCAAGCCTGTCCAATCGACGTCCGTAAAAGCCTGTACAGCAATATCGTCCTTTCGGGTGGCTCTACAATGTTCAAAGATTTCGGCCGTCGCTTACAAAGAGATTTGAAGTCCATAGTAAACAACAGAATTGCGCAAAGCGAATATTTGAGCGGTACTAAATCTACTGGTGTAGATGTGCAAGTCATCTCCCAcagaaaacaaagaaatGCTGTTTGGTTTGGTGGTTCACTGTTAGCCCAAACAGCTGAGTTTAAAAGTTACTGCCACACAAAGAAGGATTACGAAGAGATTGGACCTGAAATCGTGAGAAATTTCAGTCTGTTCAACATGGTTTAG